From the genome of Ectobacillus sp. JY-23, one region includes:
- the ispE gene encoding 4-(cytidine 5'-diphospho)-2-C-methyl-D-erythritol kinase, translating to MKLLVKAPAKINLSLDVLSKRTDGYHDVRMIMTTIDLADRVELTELSEDRIEIVSHNRYVPDDQRNLAYQAAKLIKERYRVDKGVSIAIEKTIPVAAGLAGGSSDAAATLRGLNQLWKLGLSVDELAEIGAEIGSDVSFCVYGGTAIATGRGERIEHIPAPPPCWVILAKPKIGVSTADVYRNLKVDRIQHPNVDDMIQSIREGDYDGICSSVGNVLEEVTFRMHPEVQHIKEQMKRFGADAVLMSGSGPTVFGLVRYDSRMQRIYNGLKGFCEHVYAVRMLGEREKLE from the coding sequence TAATTTATCCTTAGATGTATTGAGCAAACGAACGGATGGCTACCATGATGTGCGAATGATTATGACAACGATTGACTTGGCAGATCGTGTAGAGCTAACAGAGCTGTCAGAAGATAGGATTGAAATTGTTTCACATAACCGTTATGTTCCTGATGATCAAAGAAATTTGGCATATCAAGCTGCTAAATTAATTAAAGAACGTTACCGTGTAGATAAAGGTGTTTCGATTGCAATTGAGAAAACTATTCCTGTTGCAGCAGGTTTAGCTGGCGGAAGCAGTGATGCAGCTGCAACCTTGCGAGGGTTGAATCAGCTTTGGAAGCTGGGACTGTCTGTTGATGAACTGGCAGAGATAGGCGCGGAAATTGGATCGGATGTTTCGTTTTGTGTATATGGTGGAACAGCTATCGCGACAGGTAGAGGAGAAAGAATTGAGCATATTCCAGCGCCTCCACCTTGTTGGGTTATTTTAGCTAAACCTAAAATCGGTGTATCAACAGCGGATGTATACCGAAATTTAAAAGTAGATCGTATTCAACATCCCAATGTAGATGACATGATTCAAAGTATCCGTGAAGGAGACTATGACGGAATTTGCAGCTCTGTGGGAAATGTACTTGAGGAAGTTACGTTCCGTATGCACCCTGAGGTACAGCATATTAAGGAACAGATGAAGCGCTTTGGAGCGGATGCAGTGTTAATGAGTGGTAGCGGTCCAACTGTTTTTGGGCTTGTTCGTTATGATTCACGCATGCAGCGTATCTATAATGGGCTAAAAGGTTTTTGTGAACACGTGTATGCAGTTCGCATGCTTGGTGAGCGAGAAAAACTTGAATAA